Proteins co-encoded in one Sulfurimonas sp. HSL1-2 genomic window:
- the atpD gene encoding F0F1 ATP synthase subunit beta → MVGKIIQVMGPVVDVEFDGNLPAINEAIEVKASVEGNEYRLVLEVASHLGDGRVRTIAMDMTEGLVRGTEAVATGAPIRVPVGEKVLGRIFNVIGETIDDGDQVTDAEMWSIHRDPPPLVEQSTKTEMFETGIKVVDLLAPYAKGGKVGLFGGAGVGKTVIIMELIHNVAHAHSGYSVFAGVGERTREGNDLYHEMKDSNVLDKVALCYGQMSEPPGARNRIALTGLTMAEYFRDEKGLDVLMFIDNIFRFAQSGSEMSALLGRIPSAVGYQPTLAREMGALQDRITSTTKGSITSVQAVYVPADDLTDPAPASVFAHLDATTVLNRKIAEKGIYPAVDPLDSTSRLLDPQIIGEEHYNVARGVQKTLQKYKDLQDIIAILGMDELSEEDKATVERARKIEKFLSQPFFVAEVFTGAPGKYVTLEDTIKGFKGILEGEYDHMPENAFYMVGDMKEAIEKAEKAKS, encoded by the coding sequence ATGGTTGGAAAAATTATCCAGGTCATGGGACCGGTTGTCGACGTTGAGTTCGACGGAAATCTTCCTGCGATCAATGAAGCGATCGAGGTAAAAGCAAGTGTGGAAGGCAACGAGTACCGTCTGGTCCTCGAAGTCGCTTCCCACCTCGGTGACGGTCGTGTCCGTACGATCGCCATGGATATGACTGAAGGACTGGTCCGCGGTACAGAAGCGGTCGCAACAGGCGCACCGATCAGAGTGCCGGTCGGTGAAAAAGTCCTCGGACGTATCTTCAACGTTATCGGTGAAACGATCGACGACGGCGATCAGGTTACTGACGCTGAAATGTGGTCCATCCACCGCGATCCTCCGCCGCTCGTCGAGCAGAGCACGAAGACTGAGATGTTCGAAACGGGTATCAAAGTCGTCGACCTCCTCGCACCGTATGCAAAGGGTGGTAAAGTCGGTCTGTTCGGTGGTGCCGGTGTCGGTAAAACCGTCATTATCATGGAGCTGATCCACAACGTTGCACACGCACACAGCGGTTACTCCGTTTTTGCCGGTGTCGGTGAGCGTACCCGTGAAGGTAACGACCTTTACCACGAGATGAAAGACTCGAACGTTCTGGACAAAGTTGCCCTCTGCTACGGCCAGATGAGCGAGCCTCCGGGAGCACGTAACCGTATCGCCCTCACTGGTCTGACCATGGCGGAATACTTCCGTGATGAAAAAGGCCTCGACGTCCTGATGTTCATCGACAACATCTTCCGTTTCGCGCAGTCCGGTTCCGAGATGTCTGCACTTCTCGGCCGTATCCCGTCTGCCGTCGGTTACCAGCCGACACTGGCACGCGAGATGGGTGCGCTGCAGGATCGTATTACGTCTACGACGAAGGGTTCAATCACTTCTGTCCAGGCGGTTTACGTCCCGGCGGACGACCTGACTGACCCGGCTCCGGCGTCTGTCTTCGCCCACCTCGATGCAACGACGGTTCTGAACCGTAAGATCGCTGAAAAAGGTATCTACCCGGCCGTCGACCCGCTTGACTCTACGTCTCGCCTGCTCGACCCGCAGATCATCGGTGAAGAACACTACAACGTCGCTCGCGGCGTTCAGAAAACACTTCAGAAGTACAAAGACCTGCAGGATATCATCGCGATCCTCGGTATGGACGAACTTTCTGAAGAAGACAAAGCGACTGTCGAACGTGCACGTAAGATCGAGAAGTTCCTTTCTCAGCCGTTCTTCGTTGCAGAAGTCTTTACAGGTGCACCGGGTAAATACGTTACGCTTGAAGACACTATCAAAGGCTTCAAAGGTATTCTCGAGGGTGAATACGACCATATGCCGGAAAACGCATTCTATATGGTCGGTGACATGAAAGAGGCGATCGAAAAAGCTGAAAAAGCAAAATCGTAA
- the atpC gene encoding ATP synthase F1 subunit epsilon — MDTFKLEVITPNGLIFDNEAVEVTLPGEEGEFGVLPRHASLTTLLKAGVIDIVTADKRTESIVVNWGVVQVTEDKVTVLVDGAVAIRGEGESEVAKVLEDAKKLLADVSDSKMALASVSAKIESAAHKLL; from the coding sequence ATGGATACTTTTAAACTGGAAGTGATCACGCCTAACGGTCTCATTTTTGATAATGAAGCCGTTGAAGTCACGCTGCCGGGTGAAGAGGGTGAGTTCGGTGTTCTGCCGCGCCACGCTTCACTGACGACGCTGCTCAAAGCCGGCGTTATCGATATCGTCACTGCAGACAAGCGCACCGAGTCCATCGTCGTTAACTGGGGTGTAGTCCAGGTGACGGAAGACAAGGTGACGGTACTGGTTGACGGTGCCGTCGCGATCCGCGGCGAAGGCGAAAGCGAAGTCGCCAAAGTGCTCGAAGATGCGAAGAAACTGCTTGCTGACGTTTCCGACTCCAAGATGGCACTGGCTTCGGTCTCAGCCAAGATCGAATCGGCTGCACACAAACTGCTCTAA
- a CDS encoding MotA/TolQ/ExbB proton channel family protein, which yields MFESLSDYYLKSNSVTLAVLALLAVYFIVINWTFFYRFLALNRWVDKETDSLESLLMGAQGIAANSYLNHFIKSSKRLSNELFDLGLFAGTKEATKGLAILSVVASTAPFIGLFGTVVSILDTFNNIGSSSGTMAVIAAGVSDALVATAAGIFVAIFAYTYHQILKRRAYELTGLLQMQRDALMAKVTDAA from the coding sequence ATGTTTGAATCGCTCAGCGACTACTACCTCAAAAGCAACAGTGTCACCCTCGCGGTACTGGCACTGCTTGCGGTCTACTTCATCGTTATCAACTGGACGTTCTTCTACCGCTTCCTCGCATTGAACCGCTGGGTCGACAAAGAGACGGATTCACTCGAATCGCTTCTGATGGGTGCACAGGGGATTGCAGCGAACTCCTACCTGAACCACTTTATCAAAAGCAGCAAACGCCTTTCGAATGAACTGTTTGACCTGGGGCTTTTCGCCGGGACGAAAGAAGCGACGAAGGGACTGGCTATTCTCTCCGTTGTTGCTTCGACTGCACCCTTTATCGGTCTGTTCGGAACGGTTGTCTCGATTCTCGATACCTTCAACAATATCGGAAGTTCCAGCGGAACCATGGCGGTCATCGCCGCCGGTGTCTCCGACGCGCTTGTGGCGACGGCAGCCGGTATCTTCGTGGCGATTTTCGCCTATACCTACCATCAGATCCTCAAACGCCGGGCGTATGAACTGACCGGTCTGCTGCAGATGCAGCGTGATGCCCTGATGGCCAAAGTGACGGACGCGGCGTGA
- a CDS encoding biopolymer transporter ExbD, translated as MSVFDWEERPELNITPLVDVMLVLLAILMVIAPNIVYEELINLPQGSAQKQLEKKPPVHIVITKEGEILVNKEKFDRLGFIDNFYRFAQENLDAKSTVTISADRSLDYGMVMSVLAAVKQAGFSEVSLATNG; from the coding sequence GTGAGTGTCTTCGACTGGGAAGAGCGGCCGGAGCTGAACATCACACCTCTGGTGGATGTCATGCTCGTACTGCTGGCGATCCTGATGGTGATTGCACCGAACATCGTCTACGAAGAGCTGATCAATCTCCCCCAGGGCTCGGCGCAGAAGCAGCTTGAGAAGAAGCCGCCGGTCCATATCGTCATCACGAAAGAGGGCGAGATCCTCGTCAACAAAGAGAAATTCGATCGTCTCGGCTTTATCGACAACTTCTACCGCTTTGCGCAGGAGAACCTCGATGCCAAGTCGACGGTCACGATCAGTGCCGACCGTTCCCTGGACTACGGGATGGTCATGTCGGTGCTTGCAGCGGTAAAACAGGCAGGTTTTAGTGAAGTCTCTCTCGCTACCAACGGTTGA
- a CDS encoding TonB C-terminal domain-containing protein, with the protein MKSLSLPTVDDPRDFYLGGLYAVVLFLLIVLLFFQLLRGLDKMHSYALTKSATVSVSLVDVPLITSKQNNTPTPVPKQEAAPEPTPEPEESPTPVEDISSLFSDIQTQKIVHTKRPEPQQKIDTKRLANLQKRIKTTKKRDATATAEQVKNLNLVRPSQEAGGQSASGGAEVNAYYAKIQATIYENFFPPVNSEGSVSLIRIWISAGGKMTRFKVLRASGESFFDREVGQLEKRLARVTFERNPKGNEAVLDVSLVSKE; encoded by the coding sequence GTGAAGTCTCTCTCGCTACCAACGGTTGACGATCCCCGGGACTTTTACCTGGGCGGTCTCTATGCCGTTGTCCTGTTCCTCCTCATTGTATTGCTTTTTTTCCAGCTCCTGCGGGGATTGGACAAAATGCATAGCTATGCGCTGACCAAAAGTGCGACGGTTTCTGTCTCGCTGGTCGACGTACCGCTCATTACCTCCAAGCAGAACAATACGCCTACGCCTGTTCCCAAGCAGGAAGCGGCGCCTGAGCCGACGCCCGAACCCGAAGAGTCGCCGACGCCGGTAGAGGATATCTCGTCACTCTTTTCGGATATCCAGACCCAGAAGATTGTTCATACCAAGCGGCCCGAACCGCAGCAGAAAATCGATACGAAACGGCTGGCCAACCTTCAGAAACGTATCAAGACGACGAAAAAGCGTGATGCGACGGCGACCGCGGAACAGGTGAAGAACCTCAACCTGGTGCGCCCTTCACAGGAGGCCGGCGGGCAGAGTGCTTCGGGCGGCGCGGAAGTCAATGCGTATTACGCTAAAATACAGGCCACTATCTATGAGAACTTCTTCCCGCCGGTCAATTCCGAAGGTTCCGTTTCCCTGATTCGGATCTGGATCTCGGCCGGCGGGAAGATGACACGTTTCAAAGTCCTCCGCGCTTCGGGCGAATCGTTTTTCGACCGGGAGGTCGGGCAGCTTGAAAAGCGGCTGGCGCGTGTCACGTTCGAAAGAAACCCAAAAGGAAACGAGGCCGTTCTGGATGTCAGTCTGGTCTCCAAGGAGTAA
- the tolB gene encoding Tol-Pal system protein TolB, producing the protein MRFFIALMMSVTLMFAADATIEVVKEADSLPSIAVEDASVDFTGTPAKRFYNLLSSDLNVLTLFNVDHHYATTHFDNASVLNRAMDYTLRFRLRDDDAAFVADIRLFQEDKVVLQKSYRVANTAMSPFVSHAIAYDINEFFGQAPLDWLKRKIIFARVKGRMESEIVIADYTLSYQHVMIKGGLNVFPKWADEAHSAFYYTSLSGDKPTLFKIDVRTGARTAMLSSDGMLVCSDVSRDGRELLLTMAPKGQPDIYQYDTVTKTAKRVTTYGGIDVNGQFMNDGRIVFISNRLGYPNVFAKRSGEAKIEQLVFYGKDNSACSAHNEYVVYKARETSDAFGTNTFNLHLISMKTDFIRRLTATGVNEFPRFSNDGDAIIYIKNYKQQSAIGVIRLAQNKNFLFPLASGKIQSLDW; encoded by the coding sequence ATGCGTTTTTTCATTGCGTTGATGATGAGTGTGACGTTGATGTTCGCCGCCGATGCGACCATCGAAGTAGTAAAAGAGGCCGACAGCCTTCCATCCATTGCGGTTGAGGATGCCTCTGTCGATTTTACCGGTACGCCGGCCAAGCGCTTTTACAACCTGCTCTCCAGCGACCTGAACGTGCTGACACTGTTCAATGTCGATCACCATTATGCAACGACCCATTTCGACAACGCTTCCGTGCTCAACCGGGCCATGGATTACACGCTGCGTTTCCGTCTTCGCGACGATGACGCCGCTTTTGTTGCGGACATCCGCCTTTTCCAGGAAGACAAGGTCGTCCTTCAGAAAAGCTACCGCGTTGCGAATACGGCTATGAGCCCGTTCGTCTCCCATGCGATCGCCTATGACATCAACGAATTTTTCGGCCAGGCTCCGCTGGACTGGCTCAAACGCAAGATTATCTTTGCCCGTGTAAAAGGGCGTATGGAGAGTGAAATCGTCATCGCCGACTATACGCTCTCCTATCAGCATGTCATGATCAAAGGGGGGCTCAACGTCTTCCCGAAATGGGCCGACGAAGCGCACTCGGCGTTCTATTACACGTCGCTCAGCGGCGACAAGCCGACCCTGTTCAAAATAGATGTCCGTACCGGTGCGCGTACGGCAATGCTGAGTTCGGACGGCATGCTGGTCTGCTCCGACGTCAGCCGGGACGGCCGTGAACTGCTCCTGACCATGGCGCCGAAAGGGCAGCCCGATATCTATCAGTACGATACCGTGACGAAAACCGCGAAACGCGTCACGACCTACGGCGGCATCGATGTCAACGGACAGTTCATGAATGACGGCCGGATCGTTTTCATCTCCAACCGCCTTGGCTATCCGAATGTCTTCGCCAAGCGCTCGGGGGAAGCCAAAATCGAGCAGCTGGTCTTCTACGGCAAGGACAACTCCGCGTGCAGCGCCCATAACGAATACGTGGTCTACAAAGCCCGTGAAACCAGTGATGCGTTCGGGACCAATACGTTCAACCTGCACCTGATCTCGATGAAGACGGACTTCATCCGCCGTCTGACAGCGACGGGTGTCAACGAATTCCCGCGTTTCTCCAATGACGGGGATGCGATCATCTACATCAAGAACTATAAGCAGCAGAGTGCCATCGGGGTGATCCGTCTGGCGCAGAACAAGAACTTCCTGTTCCCGCTGGCCAGCGGAAAAATCCAGTCACTCGACTGGTAA
- the pal gene encoding peptidoglycan-associated lipoprotein Pal — protein sequence MKKVLVYSSVVLMLLAGCSSKTPAIDETQTGADSSQMESAADADTVVVDENAGVSDSTIELGEETMSALESQMQSIYFAFDKFDISMEASTKLQTNAALMQNKAAAFNIKIEGNCDEWGSDEYNFALGLKRAKAAKDALVAEGVNAERISMVSYGESNPVCVEKTQECWAKNRRDDFKLLP from the coding sequence ATGAAAAAAGTGTTGGTTTACAGCAGTGTAGTTCTGATGTTGTTGGCTGGTTGTAGCTCTAAAACACCGGCGATCGATGAGACGCAAACAGGTGCGGATAGCAGCCAGATGGAGAGTGCGGCAGATGCCGATACTGTCGTTGTTGATGAAAATGCAGGTGTCAGTGACAGCACGATCGAACTCGGCGAAGAGACGATGAGTGCCCTGGAGAGCCAGATGCAGTCCATCTATTTTGCGTTCGACAAATTTGACATCAGCATGGAAGCGTCTACTAAACTGCAGACGAACGCCGCACTGATGCAGAACAAAGCAGCTGCCTTCAACATCAAAATCGAAGGTAACTGTGACGAATGGGGTAGCGACGAGTACAACTTCGCGCTGGGTCTGAAACGTGCAAAAGCCGCCAAAGACGCGCTGGTTGCCGAAGGTGTCAATGCTGAGCGTATCAGCATGGTAAGCTACGGCGAAAGCAACCCTGTCTGTGTTGAAAAGACGCAGGAGTGCTGGGCCAAGAACCGCCGCGACGACTTCAAACTGCTTCCGTAA
- a CDS encoding tetratricopeptide repeat protein — MKRLSLLLAGALLFQLQASEPSVFGAGNLDSDSPYGLTESEKKIVENRQNLQNAKRKSQENSAQLQSLRERIDGLQTIIEGLAEKTQENRLKVGELTSGQDVAADRDAKVAALEEAVRANEANIASLKTVLEKMAAQVDAINANYVSKDEFNGLVGEINAFKRDLGKTLKSVSAPAATDSLQSKSSKELAAEAKANYNKLFFKEAIPMYEELIRRNYKPAYSHFMIGEMWHYRKEWSKALSYYKESAARSSKTSFMPALMLHSAECMMHTGDSANAKKFLRSLIAKYPASSEAAEAERLLNTL; from the coding sequence ATGAAACGTCTTTCCCTCCTTTTGGCGGGCGCGCTGCTCTTTCAGCTGCAGGCGTCCGAACCCTCCGTATTCGGTGCCGGCAACCTTGACAGCGACTCGCCATACGGGTTGACGGAGTCCGAAAAAAAGATTGTCGAGAACCGGCAAAACCTTCAAAACGCCAAACGCAAATCCCAAGAGAACAGTGCCCAGTTGCAAAGCCTGCGCGAACGCATCGACGGGTTGCAGACGATTATTGAAGGCCTGGCGGAAAAAACCCAGGAAAACAGGCTCAAAGTCGGCGAACTGACCTCGGGTCAGGATGTGGCGGCGGACCGTGACGCCAAGGTCGCGGCGCTGGAAGAGGCCGTGCGTGCCAACGAGGCGAATATCGCTTCGCTCAAAACGGTACTGGAGAAGATGGCGGCCCAGGTTGATGCCATCAATGCCAATTATGTCTCCAAAGATGAGTTCAATGGGCTTGTCGGAGAGATCAACGCCTTCAAACGTGACCTCGGCAAAACGCTCAAAAGCGTCAGTGCACCTGCTGCGACGGACTCCTTGCAGTCGAAATCGAGCAAGGAACTTGCCGCCGAGGCGAAGGCGAACTACAACAAGCTCTTCTTCAAAGAGGCTATCCCGATGTACGAGGAGCTGATCCGCCGTAACTACAAGCCGGCCTATTCGCACTTCATGATCGGGGAGATGTGGCACTACCGCAAAGAGTGGTCCAAAGCGCTCTCCTACTATAAAGAGAGTGCTGCACGTTCTTCGAAAACGTCATTCATGCCGGCTCTGATGCTTCACAGTGCGGAATGTATGATGCATACCGGTGATTCGGCAAACGCGAAAAAGTTTCTCCGGTCTCTGATCGCTAAATACCCTGCCTCCAGTGAAGCAGCGGAAGCTGAACGGCTTCTGAATACTTTGTAG
- a CDS encoding peptidylprolyl isomerase, whose protein sequence is MAIETNQVVSIQYEVQADGKVVDSNIGGQPLVFMFGKGQIIPGLEAGIQEMAAGEKGDVLVKASDAYGDYNPEATQDVPKEQFAGIDLQEGMTLYGQGEDGGTVQVVVKEIKDESVVVDFNHPMAGKDLMFSVTINEVRDATADEIASGVPAENKVDDGCCGSGGGHSCGCH, encoded by the coding sequence ATGGCTATTGAAACGAATCAAGTCGTATCCATCCAGTATGAAGTTCAGGCCGACGGCAAAGTCGTTGACTCCAACATCGGCGGTCAGCCGCTCGTGTTCATGTTCGGCAAGGGACAGATCATTCCGGGCCTCGAAGCGGGTATCCAGGAGATGGCAGCAGGCGAGAAAGGTGACGTCCTTGTCAAAGCATCCGACGCCTACGGCGACTACAATCCTGAAGCGACTCAGGATGTGCCGAAAGAGCAGTTCGCAGGCATCGATCTTCAAGAAGGCATGACACTCTACGGCCAGGGTGAAGACGGCGGTACCGTTCAGGTCGTCGTCAAAGAGATCAAAGACGAGAGCGTCGTCGTTGACTTCAACCACCCGATGGCGGGCAAAGATCTGATGTTCAGCGTCACGATCAACGAGGTTCGCGACGCGACGGCTGACGAGATCGCCAGCGGCGTGCCGGCAGAGAACAAGGTCGATGACGGCTGCTGCGGAAGCGGCGGCGGACATAGCTGTGGCTGTCACTGA
- a CDS encoding helix-turn-helix domain-containing protein: MTAAAEAAADIAVAVTEFLAASHASTEALRTATLLKTLQVNALISGPKGTGKQTLARVILPGAVVLDARDFDNVLNALESNDEVVLTHIEHCPNITLLFERVKTDKVRMIATASSEYLSDAIWEFFSVKIALPPLVDRPEDVELLISHFNAEADRIFDLVRETSAAGKKPDLSDNAYSLRKQIYFERLMGGVNEAEVMQVMERYLQAQMGSHNDYRKFLHLYEVPLIRTGLRKFKSQLQLAERLGLNRNTLRKKIAENEQFGLLEP, encoded by the coding sequence ATGACGGCTGCTGCGGAAGCGGCGGCGGACATAGCTGTGGCTGTCACTGAGTTTCTCGCAGCCTCACACGCTTCGACCGAAGCGCTGCGGACGGCGACGCTGCTCAAAACCCTTCAGGTCAATGCGCTGATCAGCGGACCGAAAGGGACCGGCAAACAGACACTCGCACGGGTAATCCTGCCCGGCGCCGTCGTGCTCGACGCACGCGACTTTGACAATGTGCTCAATGCGCTTGAAAGCAATGATGAAGTTGTTTTGACGCATATTGAACACTGTCCGAACATTACCCTGCTTTTCGAGCGGGTCAAGACGGACAAGGTGCGCATGATCGCGACGGCCTCGTCCGAGTACCTCTCCGATGCTATCTGGGAGTTTTTCAGCGTCAAGATCGCGCTGCCTCCGCTTGTCGACCGCCCCGAAGACGTGGAACTGCTGATCAGCCATTTCAATGCCGAAGCGGACCGGATCTTCGACCTGGTGCGCGAGACATCCGCTGCAGGCAAAAAGCCGGATCTGAGCGACAACGCTTACTCCCTGCGCAAGCAGATCTATTTCGAGCGCCTGATGGGCGGGGTGAACGAAGCGGAAGTGATGCAGGTGATGGAGCGTTACCTGCAGGCGCAGATGGGGTCGCACAACGACTACCGCAAATTCCTGCACCTTTACGAGGTCCCGTTGATCCGAACGGGGCTGCGCAAGTTCAAATCGCAGCTGCAGCTGGCGGAGCGCCTTGGGCTGAACCGCAACACCTTGCGCAAGAAGATTGCGGAAAACGAGCAGTTCGGTCTGCTTGAACCATGA
- the fabD gene encoding ACP S-malonyltransferase has product MSQKIAMVFPGQGSQSVGMGKAFYEASDYAKEMVEKASDRIGVDFKALMFEENEKLDQTAYTQPAILLVSMMAYKLFQEARPTAPTLLLGHSLGEVSAVCASGAIDYLDAVELVHKRGQLMQSACEGVEAGMMVIVGLDDAAVETICTDARNKENKQVWPANYNQDGQLVVAGLKPDLQSLEATFKAAGAKRALLLNMSVASHCPLLSAAQDPLRAELEKVLHDPFDAPIISNVTAKPYHTKQQAVELLSEQLIYPVRYKQSVAAIAPDVDLAIEFGNGKVLAGLNKRIAKEMNTLNVFDMDSLQATLDALQ; this is encoded by the coding sequence ATGAGTCAGAAAATCGCGATGGTGTTCCCGGGACAGGGGAGCCAGAGTGTCGGTATGGGCAAGGCGTTCTACGAAGCGTCCGATTATGCAAAAGAGATGGTCGAGAAGGCCAGTGACCGCATTGGGGTCGATTTCAAAGCGTTGATGTTCGAGGAGAACGAGAAACTCGATCAGACTGCCTATACCCAGCCGGCGATCCTGCTGGTGTCGATGATGGCTTACAAGCTCTTCCAGGAAGCGCGCCCGACGGCGCCGACACTGCTGCTGGGGCACTCCCTCGGCGAAGTCTCCGCAGTCTGCGCGAGCGGGGCGATCGATTACCTCGACGCCGTCGAACTGGTGCACAAACGCGGCCAGCTGATGCAGAGCGCCTGCGAAGGCGTCGAAGCGGGCATGATGGTTATCGTCGGCCTTGACGACGCGGCGGTCGAGACGATCTGTACTGACGCCCGCAACAAAGAGAACAAGCAGGTGTGGCCTGCGAACTACAACCAGGACGGCCAGCTGGTCGTGGCGGGTCTCAAGCCGGACCTCCAGAGCCTCGAAGCGACCTTCAAAGCGGCGGGGGCCAAGCGTGCCCTGCTGCTGAACATGTCGGTTGCCAGCCACTGCCCGCTGCTCTCTGCGGCGCAGGACCCGCTGCGCGCAGAGCTGGAAAAAGTGCTGCACGATCCGTTTGACGCCCCGATCATCTCCAATGTTACGGCCAAACCGTACCATACGAAACAGCAGGCGGTGGAGCTGCTCAGCGAGCAGCTGATCTACCCGGTCCGCTACAAGCAGTCCGTTGCTGCGATCGCCCCGGACGTGGACCTCGCCATCGAGTTCGGCAACGGCAAAGTCCTTGCGGGACTGAACAAACGTATTGCCAAAGAGATGAATACGCTCAACGTCTTCGACATGGATTCGCTCCAGGCTACCCTCGACGCGCTGCAATGA
- a CDS encoding nitrilase-related carbon-nitrogen hydrolase: MTVTLVQNAPRLNRTNLESCETLVAAYAGRNDVIVFPELALNGYLLQDKVYEDAWTLPELEPLAKASLACDIVVGAALKENGRTYNTACYFSGGELRHVHRKLHLPNYGMFEEARYFFKGSRIEAFDTTFGRSVMLVCEDLWRAQTMADVAALKPEFVYVIANSPARGFEDEGLAIEGQWDALLKSLAQLANAYVVFVNRVGFEDGLGFWGGSRVITPRGGIERRLPLFDEAVETVTPDHRLHDVEKWLAKID; encoded by the coding sequence ATGACCGTCACCCTCGTCCAGAACGCGCCCCGGCTGAACCGTACGAACCTCGAGTCGTGCGAAACGCTGGTGGCCGCCTATGCCGGACGCAACGATGTCATCGTCTTCCCCGAACTGGCCCTCAACGGCTACCTGCTTCAGGACAAGGTCTATGAAGACGCCTGGACGCTCCCCGAACTTGAACCCCTTGCCAAGGCGAGCCTCGCCTGCGATATTGTCGTCGGTGCGGCGCTCAAAGAGAACGGACGGACCTACAACACGGCGTGCTATTTCAGCGGCGGCGAACTGCGTCATGTTCACCGAAAGCTGCACCTGCCCAATTACGGGATGTTCGAAGAAGCGCGCTACTTTTTCAAAGGCAGCCGTATCGAGGCTTTCGATACGACGTTCGGCCGAAGCGTCATGCTCGTCTGCGAGGATCTCTGGCGCGCCCAGACGATGGCCGACGTTGCGGCACTGAAACCGGAGTTCGTCTATGTCATCGCCAACTCCCCGGCACGCGGATTCGAAGATGAGGGGCTGGCCATCGAAGGGCAGTGGGACGCACTGCTCAAATCACTGGCACAGCTCGCCAACGCCTATGTCGTCTTCGTCAACCGTGTCGGGTTCGAGGACGGCCTGGGCTTTTGGGGCGGCAGCCGCGTTATCACGCCCCGCGGCGGCATTGAACGCCGTCTCCCGCTCTTCGACGAGGCTGTCGAGACGGTGACCCCCGATCATCGGCTCCACGACGTTGAAAAGTGGCTCGCAAAGATCGACTGA
- a CDS encoding YaiI/YqxD family protein, producing the protein MTIFVDGDAFPNLLKPIVVRAVERVQIPLVLVSNKPVRLGDSALIETVIVEAGADAADDRIVQMLSPGDLVITADIPLADRVLSKAAHAIDHRGERYTPDNIKQYLAMRNLMETVRDSGVVTGGPKPFGPKDAHAFANALHRFLTEHAKA; encoded by the coding sequence GTGACGATCTTCGTCGACGGTGACGCCTTCCCGAACCTGCTCAAGCCCATTGTCGTCCGCGCTGTCGAACGGGTGCAGATACCGCTGGTGCTGGTCTCGAACAAACCCGTCCGGCTGGGGGACTCCGCCCTGATCGAGACGGTCATCGTGGAAGCGGGTGCCGACGCCGCGGATGACCGGATCGTCCAAATGCTCTCCCCCGGCGATCTTGTCATCACGGCGGACATCCCCCTGGCCGACCGGGTGCTTTCAAAAGCAGCCCATGCCATCGACCACCGCGGGGAGCGCTACACGCCGGACAATATCAAGCAGTATCTCGCCATGCGCAACCTGATGGAGACGGTCCGCGACAGCGGCGTCGTTACCGGAGGACCGAAGCCCTTCGGCCCCAAAGATGCGCACGCCTTCGCCAATGCCCTGCACCGCTTTCTGACCGAGCACGCCAAAGCATAA